GGGCTCGCCGCCATCAGCAGCAGGCCGGCCGGGAGCATGAAGCCCTTCTGCGAGCCGGAGACGATGACGTCCACGCCCCATTCGTCCATCTTGAACTCGAGCGAGGCGACCGAGGACACGCCGTCGACGAAGAGCAGCGCCGGATGCTTGGCGGCGTCGATCGCCTTGCGCACCGCCGCAATGTCCGACGACACGCCCGTGGCGGTCTCGTTATGCGTGGCGAACACGGCCTTGATCTCGTGATTCTTGTCCGCCTTCAGCGTCTCTTCGATCAGCTCCGGATCATTGCCCGTGCCCCACGGACGCTCCTGCTTGATGACTTCGAGACCGAGACGGTTGGCGAGGTCGATCCACAGATGCGAAAACTGGCCGAAGCGCTGGGCGAGAACCTTGTCGCCGGGGGACAGGGTGTTGGTGATCGCCGCTTCCCAGCCGCCGGTGCCGGACGCCGGGAAGATGAAGGCGTGGCCCTTCTCGGTGCCGAAAACTTTCTTGAGGCCCGGGAAGAGCGGCTTCACGAGATCGGGGAAGGTCGGGGAACGATGATCTTCCGACGCGACCGCCATGGCGCGCACGATGCGATCCGGCAGATTGGTCGGGCCCGGCACGAAGAGGAAGTTTCTGCCGGGAACGCGGGAATTCTGCATTTAGAGGCTCCTTGAGCGTATGGTTTTACGGGATTGGCTCGACCGGCGGCGCCAGCCGGACGCCGCGGTTTTCGCGTTGTCGAAGCGGTTTAGAACAGGCCGGCGATGCGGCCGTTCGAATCCACAGCGATATTGTTGGCGGCCGGGACCTTCGGCAGGCCCGGCATCGTCATGATGTCGCCGCAGACGACCACGACGAACTCGGCGCCCGCGGAAAGACGCAGCTCGCGGATCGGAATGACATGGCCCGAGGGCGCGCCCTTGGCGTTCTGATCCGTCGAGAAACTGTATTGCGTCTTGGCGACGCAGACCGGGAATTTCCCGAAGCCTTCCTTCTCCAGCTCCGCGAAGCGGGTCTTGATGCTCGAATCGTAGGAAATGTCCGCGGCGCCGTAGAGCTCCTTGGCGATGGTGCGCACCTTCTCCGCGAGCGGCATGTCGTCCGGATAAAGCGGCTTGAAGTTGGAAGGCTGCGACTCGATCGTGTTGACGACGGCCGTGGCGAGATCCGCCGCGCCGGCGCCGCCGGAGCCCCAATTGTCGGCCACGACGCAATCGACGCCCTCCGACTTGCAGAGCTTGTCGAGCGCTTCCATCTCGGCCGGCGTGTCCGACGAGAATTTATTGATCGACACGAGCACGGGCACGCCGAATTTGCGGACATTGCCGATATGGCGCTTCAGATTCTCGAAGCCCTTCTCGACCGCCGCGACATTCTCCGCCTTCAGATCGTCCTTGGCGACGCCGCCATGCATCTTGAGCGCGCGGATCGTCGCGACGATCACGGTGATGTCGGGCTTGAGGCCGGCCTTGCGGCACTTGATGTCGAAGAATTTCTCCGCGCCGAGATCGGCGCCGAAGCCGGCTTCCGTCACCACATAGTCGGCGAGCTTCAAGCCCGCCTTGGTGGCGATGACCGAGTTGCAGCCATGCGCGATGTTGGCGAAGGGCCCGCCATGGATGATCGCCGGATTGTTCTCGAGCGTCTGCACGAGGTTCGGCGAGATGGCGTCCTTGAGCAGCGCGGCCATGGAGCCGGCGGCCTTCACCTCGGAAGCGCGCACGCTCTTCTTCTCGCGCGTCTGGCCGACGATGATGTTGCCGAGACGCTGCTGAAGATCGGAGAAGTTCGAGGCGAGGCAGAAGATCGCCATCACTTCGGAGGCGACCGTGATGTCGAAGCCGTCCTCGCGGGCGAAGCCGTTCGACACGCCGCCAAGCGACGAGACGATCGAGCGCAAAGCGCGGTCGTTCATGTCGACGACGCGGCGCCAGGAGACGCGGCGCGAGTCGATCGCGGGCTGATTGCCCCAGTAGATGTGATTGTCGATCAGCGCCGCGAGCAGATTGTTCGCCGCGCCGATCGCATGGAAGTCGCCGGTGAAGTGGAGGTTGATGTCCTCCATCGGCACGACCTGGGCGTAACCGCCGCCGGCCGCGCCGCCCTTCACGCCGAAGCAGGGGCCGAGGGACGGCTCGCGCAGGCAGCAAAGCGCCTTCTTACCGATATGATTGAGGCCGTCGGTGAGGCCGACCGTCGTCGTCGTCTTGCCTTCGCCGGCGGGCGTGGGCGTGATCGCCGTGACGAGGATCAGCTTGCCGTTCGGCCTGCTTTCG
The nucleotide sequence above comes from Methylocystis parvus OBBP. Encoded proteins:
- a CDS encoding aminotransferase class V-fold PLP-dependent enzyme, producing the protein MQNSRVPGRNFLFVPGPTNLPDRIVRAMAVASEDHRSPTFPDLVKPLFPGLKKVFGTEKGHAFIFPASGTGGWEAAITNTLSPGDKVLAQRFGQFSHLWIDLANRLGLEVIKQERPWGTGNDPELIEETLKADKNHEIKAVFATHNETATGVSSDIAAVRKAIDAAKHPALLFVDGVSSVASLEFKMDEWGVDVIVSGSQKGFMLPAGLLLMAASPKAIDAGKTNKGRRAYFEFQDMIAQNANGYFPYTPSVPLLYGLKESLSILFEEGLDQVYKRHHHLAEGTRAAVAAWGLKTCAKEPKWNSDTVTAIVVPEGYDAVKVIETAYKRYNLALGAGLSEVAGKVFRIGHLGDLNELMLLGAIAGAEMAMLDNGIKIEAGSGVAAAQAVFRANPLLKM
- a CDS encoding formate--tetrahydrofolate ligase; translation: MSSTTSAAAPGASGKDNQHLSPKSDIEISQAAKMRPIIDVARDKLGIPAEYVQPYGHYKGKIALDYIASLESRPNGKLILVTAITPTPAGEGKTTTTVGLTDGLNHIGKKALCCLREPSLGPCFGVKGGAAGGGYAQVVPMEDINLHFTGDFHAIGAANNLLAALIDNHIYWGNQPAIDSRRVSWRRVVDMNDRALRSIVSSLGGVSNGFAREDGFDITVASEVMAIFCLASNFSDLQQRLGNIIVGQTREKKSVRASEVKAAGSMAALLKDAISPNLVQTLENNPAIIHGGPFANIAHGCNSVIATKAGLKLADYVVTEAGFGADLGAEKFFDIKCRKAGLKPDITVIVATIRALKMHGGVAKDDLKAENVAAVEKGFENLKRHIGNVRKFGVPVLVSINKFSSDTPAEMEALDKLCKSEGVDCVVADNWGSGGAGAADLATAVVNTIESQPSNFKPLYPDDMPLAEKVRTIAKELYGAADISYDSSIKTRFAELEKEGFGKFPVCVAKTQYSFSTDQNAKGAPSGHVIPIRELRLSAGAEFVVVVCGDIMTMPGLPKVPAANNIAVDSNGRIAGLF